The genome window aagacaacttctgcagctttgctccgatgcgtcaatcgcttcttccggcgagtttccggccaacttccgtcgatcatccgataaaccctcggtgatccttctgcggacacccggcaagctcctagacttcacgatttgatcttagcgagtttcaacgagcttcgtcggcaagctccgatctttctcggcgagctccgtgaacttccaacgaaccttccggcgagcttccgaaaaacccttcggcaagctcccaactcattctcggctagttccggtagcattcccgacgaaccttcggacttccgtcgaactctcgaactcgcaacaaatccttcgcgcttgactccgacactttgtttcgctttatgtcttcatcgttatcatagttaatcctgcacaacaaaacaaaacttcgatcgagacaattaatcctaagcaattaaccaagttgtccgacatgtcattggtccctcgacgcttcgtccgattcttcggcgcatcgtcctctcctgcagcctattgcccaatcggccagttgactccgcaactccgatatccttggcacaatacccgctcttcttggcccgatgcccgagttcacggcccgaagccttctgtcgatacgtcgaccgatccaccggcccgacgtccaatcttctgacatgttccttcggcacaacatgattatcctgctttaattgtctcatcctgatcgaagcatcctgcgtcactcaaaacgcagattaaatcataaacatatatcaagtagtttcatcatcaaaatacgagattcaacacaagtaaCATAAAAACTTCATTATCACTTGTAATTAGTGTACAAGAATATTTGAAGCTATTaaagatatatttaaatttatttataagcCGACACTCGAAGGATTAAGGATCACATCCTAGTCATAAagttaaaaacttaaaatattataCATAAATATGGATGTGCCTTTTCCTATGGAGTTTATTTTTAATTCTCTTCTTTGGCCTATCTAAACTTAACTATAATATAAATATGAATAAATGAGATTTGAATAAGCTGActagtatatctatatatattaaaaaagaacTAAGGTTAAGACATGAAAGATTTTATAATGTTATCACTATGACTTAATGAGttggtaattaaaaaaaaaaaaggtcatggCATCATCCACAAAATAAATTTGTGAAGTCTTCATGATAAAGTGCTTAtttgtgataaaaaataatatatgaaaaatgATTATGTTCAATGTAAGGCTTAgttcaaaagaaaaatatattttaaattaaacatTGTAGAGGTTCTTTATGATACTTATTAGATTGATTTAActaaaatacataaaatatttatcgttatagGGAATTATTTCAAAGTGAAAGTGATAGTAGTGATAACTTATTACTATACTTAGAGACCGATCATGTGATAGATATTGCAAACAcatgttatattttttactatttctaatttttttatttagaatTAATTAGTTAGGATATTAACTTTCTtttagtaattataaactcattatattttataatttaataaaagttACTTTTGAAATTTTGTATAatagtttatataaaattaatttaaatcttgagtgttagtcataggtgcccagtaagccaatcacgtgagtgatgacatgtgtgccttgacacataatttttttgcttattatattttgatatttatcactttatattgactattgcatatatgcatgtatatattgtgatttccttagatctgtgcaatgggaatcagatcgtgataagatcatgataatgagactgattcacctttaaacatagatcttaaataatcctggtcatagattactcgagaggaacattgagataaccggacagattggtatgTTGTATACTTGTTAATATAATGGATGcaattggtcttatagctgctcgtgtggggacactagaaatatagtacatgtgcttattggagaatgatttcactgattgattcgcttacgggatactagatggttgatgatgccttattgtcagacaacggttccgtagtcatagtggtgtatctgatccttagacttgagacaccaaggatgtcctgtacgaGTGCtccacttataggtttagatgtcccaaatctagtacaatttgtcattgggagtgacaatcgaccttacgagggctattgagtgtcgatagaggatcatccactctcgacatcatgagaggaatattctatatgtttttactcagacaaatccctggctaaggtcattcggattgagagagaaagagttctctaggagaatccgattagagcgagactcaagtagaaaccgtatagatctgataacaccatgcccgatatacggtctccgggatattagatggatgagggactgtaggtatatggtaactaaggacaaacatgtccaatggattggattcccctgtatcgtttgaggactacggCGTAATAACCtaatatgtccgtagtcgatgagtcgagtgaattattatagagataataattcactaagttagaaggagttctgacaggtatgactcacgaccagcttgatattgggtgtagagagtcacacacatatggtaggcgttgcgatgagtagaggttctgatatgagatatatatcggagcccctatcttattggatatccaataagctcatgaattattggatcccatggacgagatccaataaaagcttatgagagattattagatagagatccactaatctaaaaggcttgggtaggtAATTAGATgtcgatccaatacccaataggggaagattcattagggtttgactagagacctctataaatatgagggattcagtggttcataggctagggcctttgcttgcctctcctattctcctccccctctccaccttaaagaaagcatggagttttgaggagcatcgccgcagccctgctatgtggatcaccgctagagaagaggacgcttgacctcctttactctCTCTTAGAGATTTGTGAGGaaatagagatatacgatctccatatGTAACACAATATATCatatacgcagtttgtttcacagatttttgcgcaccaatcttcgcacgatgacgaacatctttttaggaaattaaggattttgttttcttgttcttctactacgtatgtgatgtcgctcccaaaGATTTCCTAACATTGAGTTTATAAAGACATTAGTTGGATTATAATTAAATTTTCGATTGAAACATAATTTCAATGATGAGAAATCTTTTATATTATGACACAAACTTTTAGAGCATATCTTCAAAgagagaattgaaagattagtaaagtataatattttgaaagatttagacataattttgatgtttgtatagattgcattaagaaaaagtaaattatgcaagtaaaaaaaataatcacAAGAAATAAAGAATTTCTTGAGATTATTTACGCTAAAATGTATGAACAACTTAATATTTCTTATCTTAATGGAGAGaaatatttcatcatatttatagataACCTATCAATATATGATTATGTATAtctaatatataaaattttttaagtcttTGACACCCTTgaggtatacataaatgaggtcgaaatataattaaaaaaatttaaaattatcaaatctaataATGATAGTTTTATTGTAAATATGATGAGTTAGGTCAGAATCTTAATCTTTTTACTATGTTCTTAGAAAAATATGATATATGTGCTCAGTATACCTTATCAAGTGTATCATAACAGAATTATATTATTGAAATATGAGATCATACTTTTTAAAGCATTATTAGAagaatgatgagttattcctttgTACTTTGACTTGACCTAAAGTGAAGCTCATAGAACATTTATGTTATGGATTAATAGAAAATCTAGTTTGAGAAATTCACATATTTCATGTTATCCTACAAAGATAagagtttcaattcatatgaaataattggaTCCAAGATTtatttctagatattttattagttataCAAAAAATTCAAGTGATGCATATTTTATTCTAATAATTATAGTACGAGAATggtaaaatctaaaaaaaataattttgatatagagAACATAAGGCTGATACTCCTTTATCAATTTTCATTCATGAGGTTGTTGTTCCTTAAATCACTGAACGAATTAATgagggtgaataataaaataacattgatAAATTATCACATGATATTGATGTCACCACCAATGATCTTGTAGAATAGCtataatcaatattttttatatgatctcAATGGTAAAGGAGATTTATCATGGTTATATGATATATCTAAAAGAATTAGATTGtgacataataataaaaaaaagacatcTTATCATTGTCATAAGTCCTAGAAAACACTGATATATGGtttaatgcaataaaagaaaagttaaaattaatgaACTAAAAGAATCATTTGTAAATTggtctttaagataaaacataACTTAAAGGGTAATATTGAATGATATAAAGTTAAATTTAtggttaaaagtttttttttttcaaaaagaaaacatcaTCTATAACGAgacattttcttttgaaaaaagacTCATCGAGGATCGTTATGATATTAATAACtctttatgatcttgagttatattATATgcatgtgaaaataatatttcttactGAAACAACTTAAAGGATTTATAGAGATGGAAAAAAAAAGTTTAGTTTACAAACTTCAAAAATCTATTTATGAACTTAAATAAACTTTCagataatggtatataaagttttatgatatcattattttctttggatttaaaaaaaaaattgttgatcAATCTTTATATCTAAAGGTCAataggagcaagtttattatattgatattatatgtgaataatattttgcttgttaatagtgatcttagtttattgtATGAAATCAcgatattttttactaataattgttgaatttcggattttgatgatgaaactaattgattgtgtttagatgtttaactgcattttgagtgatgtaggtctactcgatcaggattagacagttgacgcaagaggaattgacgttgcgccggaggagatcacgtcaggatattggacggcagaaggcttcgaacatcgggcatcaggccaaggagagtgaaattgcgccaaggatatcggggttgcggaggtcaaccgccgattgggcaacaagccgcaagagaggatgatgcgctgaaaaatcggacgaagcgccaaccaataacgtgccgggcaacggaatgtcgattcgcgttgtaataattgtctagatcggagtagagttttagtttgtgtgtgcaggaataactatgataatgagaaagacataaagcgaaacaaagagcggggtcaagcgcgaaggattcattgggagttcgagagttcgacggaagtccgaaggttcgtcgggaatgctgccggaactagccgagaatgagtagggagcttgccaaagggttttttggaagctcaccgaaaggttcgtgggaagttcgcggagctcgccgagaaagatcgaagcttgccgaagaagctcgttgaaactcgccaagatcaaatcgtgaagtctaggagcttgtcgggagtccgcagaatggtttctgagagtttatcagaagaccgtcggaagaagtcttgacttacgaactttgtaatagcttagaaaatatctttaaattcatagttagtacgttaattagggttaggattaggtattaatcctataacccaagtaggggccaattggacccaagttcggactagtttagggcaagattgaagcccaactagtgggctgaaaacactgtaggcggttgcACCAACTAGTGATTATCtgaaggtctctctctctctctctctctctctctctttctctatctctCTCATATCACACCTATCGTCACTGAGCCTTCGATGCGGGGCCATAGGCTTATCTTACGTCGAAGACGCTGTCCGAGAAAGAATTACTGATGGAGAACGAGAAAGCAGAACGAGGACTCGAGGTGGTGAGCCTAACGTGCGCCTTGGTAGGAGGCGATGCGATTCTGCCATACACACCACAGACCGTGGAAGCAATGGTGTCGCCGGTGACCGGCAAGAAGTTGCCGCACGAGGGTCTGAGGTTTCTGCAAGCAGTGCTGGGATCAGTACCACTCGTACACATCGAGGATGTCTGCGAAGCTCATGTGTTCTGCATGGAGAGGGAGTCAATGTCCGGCAGATTTCTGTGTGCCGTCGCCTACCCAACAATGCAAGACATCGTCGATCACTACGCTGAGAAGTATCCTCAACTTCCCATACCGATCCGAGAGTGAGcttctgcttctcctcctcctcttccttcttcgtaGGCATCGAGTTAATTGGTTTTACTGGTGGCTGGTTTCAGGGTGGAAGGGGAGGGGACAAGGATTCCATGCAGTTCTACTAAGCTGGAAGAGATGGGGTTCAAGTACAAGTATTCTGTGGAGCAAATATTAGAAGGTAGTGTTGAATGCGCCAAGAGGCTTGGAACATTCGAAGCATGAATCTAATGTTGGTTCAACATGTCGCATGAAGAGCAAATACAACATCTTCACATGCATGCTTGATGTCCCATACTGTATTTGTTGGTCATGAATCCATGAACACAAGGATTGTTGATATCTCCTCCAGCTGACTGGCGTTTCTTGTAATAATCAATCTCTAGCATGTCTTACAGAAAATATGTTTGAACGAGCAAGAACTACACCATATATATCAACTCACAATTACAATGAACAAGAATGATGAACACTCCTTCAGCTAATTGCGGTCGAGTAATTTTAGATACCGTGATGCAATATCTAGCGCCCTTCGACCCTTACAAGCGGCCGGAGAAAACCTGGAACCGAGGGAAGTATCTACGTTGGGATCAACCAAATAGGTGTTGGGCTGGTGGCAGCCCACAGATGCAGTCTGGGCTTTATCAATTCATAGCCTAATCccacttaacctaaccctaattcttATTAGAGGGTATGGGTGactacgttttagaggcagaaaaagaTTATAAAAGGGCAGCAACAAAGAGGAGAATAAAAAGAAGGATAACATAgaaagactattctcaatcatctagcagtgttctcatctcaggtgagatcaaatctacaatagactcttgctgtgattactcatctagcagtgttctcatctcaggtgagatcaaatctacaatagactcttgctgtgattacttaagaaggttttagatattgtagactgtgacgtgatccttatatcccttttattctcttgtgattattgctagaatttagggcaagagattgagatttgtatattcattattctcatagtggattatctctagtttgccccgtggtttttatcactcacattgaagggattttccacgtatatcttggtgttctatttgatcatggttctatttaattccactgcatgttatggcctgctagtatttgttcatatacaaaagttatttctttttatatcctCATCAACttgtattagagcggggttttggagatttaatttttgtatttgaacatggaggtcagtaatgtttctcgcatgattagtttgaatggaaacaattgaatgatatgaaaactaagaatgaaagatatcttatattgcaaagatttatatgaaCGTTTACAAAAGGATAATGCAAAACCTACaattatgacagatgatgagtggaagaggttagatcgaaaaacaattggatttattatacagtggcttgatgatagtgtctttcactatgtttctactaaaatttctgtatattctttttggaaaaaattgaaaagtctctatgaaagaaaaacagctagcaacaaagcttttttatcagaaaacttgtgaacctaaaatatagagagggtgtttctattgttgagcatttgaatgaaatgcagaatattactaactagttatcctctatgaaaatgtcacttgatgatgagttgtaggtattgttatttctcagttcattactagaaagttgggagacactagtgattTCCCTTAATAATTTTATGTTAGAtgatattgtcactatgagtcaagtaacaaacagtttgttgaatgaggagttgagaagaaagaattcagcaacatctcataaTGATTTAAATACATTTATCttagagaacaaaggaaggtcaaagtctagaagcagttcatgcATGGGTAAAAGCAagtcaaaatcaagaaaaagatattgtttgttataactatggtgagaaaggacattacaagaaccaatgtaagcaatttaagaagaacaaaatgaaaagaagtggagtcaacagagtcaaaagataatgtcACAGCTATagtgcaaggtggtgattatttg of Musa acuminata AAA Group cultivar baxijiao chromosome BXJ1-7, Cavendish_Baxijiao_AAA, whole genome shotgun sequence contains these proteins:
- the LOC135679901 gene encoding NADPH HC-toxin reductase 2-like produces the protein MENEKAERGLEVVSLTCALVGGDAILPYTPQTVEAMVSPVTGKKLPHEGLRFLQAVLGSVPLVHIEDVCEAHVFCMERESMSGRFLCAVAYPTMQDIVDHYAEKYPQLPIPIREVEGEGTRIPCSSTKLEEMGFKYKYSVEQILEGSVECAKRLGTFEA